The Synechococcus sp. RS9916 DNA segment AGCAAACGATGCGGGTATCAGCTTTTGGTGGGTCATCTTTTTCGAGATTCTTTATCTTGTACCAGAGCCTTCAGAAGACATGGCGTCTTACGGCATTTATACGTTATTGGTCTCAATTCCATACTTAGTCTGGTGTCTGATCATCGTGTTCAAGCCCGGCAAAGCCCTGAGAGGACACCGTCGCTCCAATGCAACTTAAGAGGGGAGAAAAAGTGAACTCTGCGAACGCATCCAAGTTCCCTGGTCATTTCACAACTGGCAAAAGCAATTGAGATAAGTTCCCCGCTTTTGAAACTAACCGACTCAATGGATCAGGGCTACGTCATGCTGGTACGTGATCCAAACTGAAGCGATAGCCCTGCTGACGGACTGTCGTAATCCCACCTCCATCACCAAGCCCTGCCTGCTCCAATTTGCGACGAAGCGTCAGAATCTGAGTATCCACTGATCGAGGCCCACCACTGAAGGGAGGCCAGGCCATCCTCAGAAGGTCCTGACGACTACGCACCACGCCAGGTGGCATCAACAGTGCACAGAGCAGTGCAAACTCACGCGGACTGAGCTCAACAGGCTTTTCGCGCAAAGTGACCTGACGAAGCAGCAAATGCACTTCCAGTGGGCCCACGGTGACCCGCTCTTGCAGACCGGAGCGCCCACGCTTGAGCAGGGTGCGACAGCGAGCAGCCAGTTCTTCCAGACCAAATGGCTTGCGCAACACATCGTCAGCCCCTTCATCCAAAAGGCCCACCACAGGCTCAGCCCCGCCGCGGGCGGTCAGCACGATCACAGGGCAGCGCAAATGCTGAGCAAGGCGCAAGGCAGAACTGCGCTCGAGCAGCTCTGCACTCACAAGCAGATCAGGAGATTGCTCCTGACAAACCTCCAGAGCTTCTGCGGCAGTGCCAACCGCAGCCGTGAGGTGCCCGTCCTGACGCAAACGCTGCACCAACACAGTGCGGAGCGTGGGATGAGGCTCAACGATGAGCACCCGCGATGGCTCCCTGGGGAGGGTGGCTGCAGGCACAGGAGCAGTCGCCGGCGACTGCAAGACACCTACTGGCATCAGATCGCGGGATGAGGAGGTCACATCAGTTGACAGTGCGCACTTACGCTAAGCCCAATTCAATGGCACGCTGGTAGCAGAGGCTGCCGTCCTCACAGGTCATGACATCCCTGCAACATCCACAAGCGATCCGACACTTCCAGTCGCTTTGTGATGCCTGCCAGGAGCTGACGCACCGCTATCACAGCCCATCCGAGCTTCGCCTGTATGCAGACGGGTATCTCCACGCCCTACGACGCAGTGAGTGCCTTGAGTCACGCGAGCTCGCCAAGCTCGAGATGCTGATCGACCGTTGGATCCTTGATCCATCCAGCTTCATCGGCCCGGATGGCGACATGGGCA contains these protein-coding regions:
- a CDS encoding response regulator transcription factor, producing MPVGVLQSPATAPVPAATLPREPSRVLIVEPHPTLRTVLVQRLRQDGHLTAAVGTAAEALEVCQEQSPDLLVSAELLERSSALRLAQHLRCPVIVLTARGGAEPVVGLLDEGADDVLRKPFGLEELAARCRTLLKRGRSGLQERVTVGPLEVHLLLRQVTLREKPVELSPREFALLCALLMPPGVVRSRQDLLRMAWPPFSGGPRSVDTQILTLRRKLEQAGLGDGGGITTVRQQGYRFSLDHVPA
- a CDS encoding DUF6761 family protein produces the protein MTSLQHPQAIRHFQSLCDACQELTHRYHSPSELRLYADGYLHALRRSECLESRELAKLEMLIDRWILDPSSFIGPDGDMGTLYRQPELN